The following proteins come from a genomic window of Corallococcus sp. NCRR:
- a CDS encoding glycoside hydrolase family 88 protein, with protein MGLPKPGVKLWWMLALLVAPVANAFTDADAVRVFTFARAQLADTILEMPSVNRSPKASTSSGTWTTVANTDRVAWTQGFFPGSMWYMFQVANEPYWRDRADLWTRPLEVQKTNTETHDLGFKMYNSYGNAYRLTGNPYYRDVLLTSAASLATRYNSTVGIIDCCDWNPAWNIPLVTDTMMDIELLLWGAQNGGPAIWRTMAVNHALRTLQDAVRTNGSSFHYVDYNNNGTIRSRGTFQGYSSTSTWARGQAWLIYGFTMVYRYTQDARFLTAARRVTDYYLANLPADRVPNWDFNAPSQSKDSSAAAVVASALLELSTLETDATRRTTYRNAALAMLDSLASPAYLAQGTNSPGILLHGVGNYPAGQEINVSLIYGDYYFIEALLRFNPRPNYPWYSKLDLPRSQHLLGTTNTGTRIVEFDLTPLADNLGGGVVGWTDSSTEVTAFNRLNMALRMSEDGIFQVRNGAGYSWIRRVPYVRNQTYHFRMNVDLLAKRYSVWVTPPGAAEVQLVDRVAFRSDGPPIDDLGRVAVISTVTDSDFRVNNHRVYSPTASVAAALEKRAPLPEALLKQLDAPAPVTTGPAVPSER; from the coding sequence ATGGGATTGCCAAAGCCGGGAGTGAAGTTGTGGTGGATGCTGGCGTTGCTGGTGGCGCCGGTGGCGAATGCCTTCACGGACGCGGACGCGGTGCGCGTGTTCACGTTCGCCCGGGCGCAGCTCGCGGACACGATCCTGGAGATGCCCAGCGTGAACCGCTCGCCCAAGGCCTCCACGTCCAGTGGGACGTGGACCACGGTGGCCAACACGGACCGCGTCGCGTGGACGCAGGGCTTCTTCCCCGGGAGCATGTGGTACATGTTCCAGGTCGCCAACGAGCCCTACTGGCGTGACCGCGCGGACCTGTGGACGCGCCCCCTGGAGGTCCAGAAGACCAACACGGAGACGCACGACCTGGGCTTCAAGATGTACAACAGCTACGGCAATGCCTACCGGCTCACCGGCAATCCCTACTACCGGGACGTGCTGCTCACCTCCGCCGCGTCGCTGGCCACGCGCTACAACAGCACCGTGGGCATCATCGATTGTTGTGATTGGAATCCGGCCTGGAACATCCCGCTCGTCACCGACACGATGATGGACATCGAGCTGCTGCTCTGGGGCGCCCAGAACGGCGGCCCCGCCATCTGGCGCACCATGGCGGTGAACCACGCGCTCCGCACGCTCCAGGACGCGGTGCGGACCAATGGCAGCTCGTTCCACTACGTGGACTACAACAACAACGGCACCATCCGCTCGCGGGGCACCTTCCAGGGCTACTCCAGCACCTCCACCTGGGCGCGCGGGCAGGCGTGGCTCATCTACGGCTTCACGATGGTGTACCGCTACACGCAGGACGCCCGCTTCCTCACCGCGGCCCGCCGGGTGACGGACTACTACCTGGCGAACCTGCCCGCGGACCGCGTGCCCAACTGGGACTTCAACGCGCCCAGCCAGTCCAAGGACTCCTCCGCTGCGGCCGTCGTCGCGTCCGCCCTGCTGGAGCTGAGCACGCTGGAGACGGACGCCACGCGGCGCACCACCTACCGCAACGCGGCGCTGGCCATGCTCGACTCGCTGGCGTCGCCCGCGTACCTGGCGCAGGGCACCAACAGCCCGGGCATCCTGCTGCACGGCGTGGGCAACTACCCGGCGGGGCAGGAGATCAACGTCAGCCTCATCTACGGTGACTACTACTTCATCGAGGCGCTGCTGCGCTTCAACCCGCGCCCCAACTACCCCTGGTACTCGAAGCTGGACCTGCCGCGGAGCCAGCACCTGCTGGGCACCACCAACACGGGCACGCGCATCGTGGAGTTCGACCTCACCCCATTGGCGGACAACCTGGGCGGCGGCGTGGTGGGCTGGACGGACAGCTCCACGGAGGTGACCGCCTTCAACCGGCTGAACATGGCCCTGCGCATGAGCGAGGACGGCATCTTCCAGGTGCGCAACGGCGCGGGCTACTCGTGGATCCGCCGGGTGCCGTACGTGCGCAACCAGACCTACCACTTCCGCATGAACGTGGACCTGCTCGCGAAGCGCTACTCCGTCTGGGTGACGCCGCCCGGGGCCGCGGAGGTGCAGCTCGTGGACCGGGTCGCGTTCCGGTCGGATGGGCCGCCCATCGACGACCTGGGCCGCGTCGCGGTCATCTCCACCGTGACGGACAGCGACTTCCGCGTGAACAACCACCGCGTCTACTCGCCCACCGCGAGCGTCGCGGCGGCGCTGGAGAAGCGGGCCCCGCTGCCTGAGGCGCTGTTGAAGCAACTGGACGCGCCAGCCCCGGTCACCACGGGCCCCGCGGTTCCGTCCGAGCGCTGA
- a CDS encoding alpha/beta hydrolase-fold protein, translated as MSSSSSRPLRPTLLLVLALTALWGCSSDEPKPIEQLYSDVQFDLTVPPETPVDAAIFLQGPTATFGGTDGRGLEMVYQGGRQFSLKARLPKNTAFTYAVRMTAPTPQVALDAQGAPEADHTVTARENEERVDLTVERFGAEGGQTGARTVFIVQVPDITPPGAKVWLSGNQPELGNWNGAEVELYPAVDNAYAGAVAFAAGTGLEFKVTRGSWETVEKSETGAEVANHTFTTGGGFERVPVAVKGWADLTTPPPPPDPTLTGDVRYLRNVVPQDASLKPRDVIIWLPPGYEADATRRYPVLYMHDGQNLMDVTTAFAGEWKVDETAQALVESGQVEPLIIVGIYNTSDRIAEYTPVPFPPEYPDAGRADVYGQFLIQELKPRIDAEFRTKPEAEFTGLAGSSLGGLVSMSLGLKHPDVFTRLGVVSPSVWWADRELVAEVNALTAKPPLRIWEDIGTNEGSGEQAETVADAQALRDALVARGWVLDDDLKYTVVEGGQHNEAAWSARFGDLLRFLYPVKQ; from the coding sequence ATGTCGTCGTCGTCCTCGCGGCCCTTGAGGCCCACCCTGCTGCTCGTCCTGGCGTTGACGGCCCTCTGGGGCTGCTCCTCCGACGAGCCGAAGCCCATCGAGCAGCTCTACTCCGACGTGCAGTTCGACCTCACCGTCCCGCCGGAGACGCCGGTCGACGCGGCCATCTTCCTCCAGGGCCCCACGGCCACGTTCGGCGGCACGGACGGGCGGGGCCTGGAGATGGTCTACCAGGGCGGCCGTCAGTTCAGCCTGAAGGCCCGGCTGCCCAAGAACACCGCCTTCACCTACGCGGTGCGGATGACGGCGCCCACGCCCCAGGTGGCGCTGGACGCCCAGGGCGCCCCGGAGGCGGACCACACCGTCACCGCCCGTGAGAACGAGGAGCGTGTCGACCTCACGGTGGAGCGCTTCGGCGCCGAGGGGGGGCAGACAGGCGCGAGGACCGTGTTCATCGTCCAGGTCCCGGACATCACACCGCCCGGGGCGAAGGTGTGGCTGTCCGGCAACCAACCGGAGCTGGGGAACTGGAATGGCGCGGAAGTGGAGCTCTACCCGGCCGTGGACAACGCCTATGCCGGCGCCGTCGCCTTCGCGGCGGGCACGGGCCTGGAGTTCAAGGTGACGCGCGGCTCGTGGGAGACGGTGGAGAAGAGCGAGACGGGCGCGGAGGTGGCCAACCACACCTTCACCACCGGCGGCGGCTTCGAGCGCGTGCCCGTGGCGGTGAAGGGCTGGGCGGACCTCACCACGCCCCCGCCTCCTCCGGACCCGACGCTCACCGGCGACGTGCGCTACCTGCGCAATGTGGTGCCCCAGGACGCGAGCCTCAAGCCGCGCGACGTCATCATCTGGCTGCCGCCCGGCTACGAGGCGGACGCCACGCGCCGCTACCCGGTGCTCTACATGCACGACGGCCAGAACCTGATGGACGTCACCACCGCGTTCGCCGGCGAGTGGAAGGTGGATGAGACGGCGCAGGCGCTGGTGGAGTCCGGCCAGGTGGAGCCGCTCATCATCGTGGGCATCTACAACACCTCCGACCGCATCGCGGAGTACACGCCCGTGCCCTTCCCGCCGGAGTACCCGGACGCGGGCCGCGCGGACGTGTACGGCCAGTTCCTCATCCAGGAATTGAAGCCGCGCATCGACGCGGAGTTCCGCACGAAGCCGGAGGCGGAGTTCACGGGGCTCGCGGGCTCGTCGCTGGGCGGGCTGGTGTCCATGTCGCTGGGGCTCAAGCACCCGGACGTCTTCACCCGCCTGGGCGTGGTGTCGCCGTCGGTGTGGTGGGCGGACCGGGAGCTTGTCGCGGAGGTGAACGCGCTCACCGCGAAGCCGCCGCTGCGCATCTGGGAGGACATCGGCACGAACGAAGGCTCTGGCGAACAGGCGGAGACGGTGGCGGATGCGCAGGCGCTGCGCGACGCGCTGGTGGCCCGGGGCTGGGTGCTGGACGACGACCTCAAGTACACGGTGGTGGAGGGAGGCCAGCACAACGAGGCCGCGTGGAGCGCGCGCTTCGGAGACCTCCTGCGCTTCCTGTACCCCGTGAAGCAGTGA
- a CDS encoding YtxH domain-containing protein, whose translation MKKLTLLALTLSALSVGTGCHRNTRESAKDDMEQAGDKVKDTAEDAADATGDAAEKAGDKIEDATDK comes from the coding sequence ATGAAGAAGCTGACGCTGCTGGCCTTGACGCTGAGCGCCCTGTCCGTGGGCACGGGCTGCCACCGCAACACCCGCGAGTCCGCCAAGGACGACATGGAGCAGGCGGGCGACAAGGTGAAGGACACGGCCGAGGACGCCGCCGACGCCACGGGCGACGCCGCGGAGAAGGCCGGCGACAAGATCGAGGACGCGACCGACAAGTAG
- a CDS encoding Ig-like domain-containing protein: MVPGASRLASCLLLTFVLACGSTTEPGPSPGGGGDNGKVAALTLSPNGATLLVGESLTLAALAVDDAGEVLEDVQVEWSAVPAGAVTVKDGRLEGVAPGGAVITARAGSASATLTAVVMPSDESSPSSEEVLTSAHEAGLINDEELLAYRVYAAFSDPRLPIQYKARVEPGFDATSLEELRQRFNSLSAPMQAALGMYMLRPADPGSWLNAPTPDARLSSSEDPRCRPSSGGWKYIPYPISKVRIWYQVNFPEQRKRAIRLDAAIANEIWPRLMALGLKEPLTDEAILCNGGSPQLDLYLVSNMANRGLTIPEGWDNTQAATYILLKDEPDDDNALKGGATHELMHAIQWAYKLKGRQSDSGWIRDATANWAIDHVYPTLLVGQNTQKQFEHIFAGCFTNSPEMPLESRAQGHCTDSAVGDASRDYGAYLFFQYLEKKYGPAVVVAALTKLTTETSSLTAVDSVLPGGFEKVWPEFSKVLWNGAPISTRPESFKAWDNLKEVARRNDLNADLSGWPEASDELHDELYNLSNRYYRMHFSDPGTRSVLFHNGWFKNITESKDPVKVFAFWKDEAGAWHDEDWSEYEYVGFCRDMKSQRVEDLVVMVSNAKFESAGGGTLTAAKTPYLKRNNVGCWRFKGTTRSVLKGTTWSSGRKLIDTNVEFQVLGGLEDPDFEHPLIPHTKRVGSSILLQPAGDFTLDVDYVSGGCRYTHGPTRYPLLPAGGILMLNPFNELTSPDPDMEDWLSHPSRAYTAALADPTLVQLNVSGGPDCRGPQLDLPGNILFTDAGAARPVVLPTGELSGQYVYLDTTYSWILQPQRQP; this comes from the coding sequence GTGGTGCCTGGAGCCTCACGGCTCGCGTCGTGCCTGCTGCTCACGTTCGTCCTCGCCTGCGGCTCCACCACCGAACCCGGCCCGTCCCCGGGAGGCGGTGGCGACAATGGCAAGGTCGCCGCCCTCACCCTGTCCCCGAACGGGGCGACGCTGCTGGTCGGCGAGTCGCTGACCCTGGCCGCCCTGGCGGTCGACGACGCGGGCGAGGTGCTGGAGGACGTCCAGGTGGAGTGGTCCGCCGTTCCGGCCGGCGCCGTCACGGTGAAGGACGGCCGGCTGGAGGGCGTGGCCCCGGGCGGCGCGGTCATCACCGCCAGGGCCGGGTCCGCGAGCGCGACCCTGACCGCGGTCGTGATGCCCTCCGACGAGTCCAGTCCGTCCAGCGAGGAGGTGCTGACGTCCGCGCATGAGGCCGGGCTCATCAACGACGAGGAGCTGCTGGCCTACCGGGTGTACGCGGCGTTCAGCGACCCCCGGCTGCCCATCCAGTACAAGGCCCGGGTCGAGCCGGGGTTCGATGCCACCTCGCTCGAAGAGCTGCGTCAGCGCTTCAACTCGCTCTCCGCGCCCATGCAGGCGGCCCTTGGGATGTACATGCTGCGCCCGGCGGACCCGGGGAGCTGGCTCAACGCACCCACGCCCGATGCCCGGTTGAGCAGCTCGGAGGATCCGCGCTGCCGCCCCTCCTCCGGCGGCTGGAAATACATCCCGTATCCCATCTCGAAGGTCCGGATCTGGTACCAGGTGAACTTCCCGGAGCAGCGCAAGCGGGCCATCAGGCTCGACGCGGCGATCGCGAATGAAATCTGGCCCAGGCTGATGGCGCTGGGGCTCAAGGAGCCGCTCACCGACGAGGCCATTTTATGCAATGGGGGAAGTCCCCAGCTCGACCTGTACCTGGTCAGCAACATGGCCAACCGTGGACTGACCATCCCTGAAGGCTGGGACAACACGCAGGCCGCCACCTACATCCTGCTGAAGGACGAGCCCGACGACGACAACGCCCTCAAGGGCGGGGCGACGCACGAGCTGATGCACGCCATCCAGTGGGCCTACAAGCTGAAGGGGCGGCAGAGCGACTCCGGGTGGATCCGCGATGCGACCGCGAACTGGGCCATCGACCACGTGTATCCCACGCTCCTGGTGGGGCAGAACACGCAGAAGCAGTTCGAACACATCTTCGCCGGTTGTTTCACCAACTCTCCGGAGATGCCCCTGGAGAGCCGCGCCCAGGGCCACTGCACGGACAGCGCGGTGGGCGACGCTTCGCGCGATTACGGCGCCTACCTGTTCTTCCAATACCTGGAGAAGAAGTACGGGCCGGCGGTCGTGGTGGCCGCGCTGACGAAGCTGACCACGGAGACCTCCAGCCTCACCGCGGTGGACTCCGTCCTCCCCGGCGGCTTCGAGAAGGTCTGGCCGGAGTTCTCGAAGGTCCTCTGGAACGGGGCGCCCATCAGCACCCGGCCGGAGTCCTTCAAGGCGTGGGACAACCTCAAGGAGGTCGCGAGGAGGAACGACCTCAACGCCGACCTGTCGGGCTGGCCCGAAGCCTCGGACGAGTTGCACGACGAGCTGTACAACCTGTCCAACCGCTACTACCGCATGCATTTCAGCGACCCGGGCACGCGCTCCGTGCTCTTCCACAACGGGTGGTTCAAGAACATCACGGAGTCGAAGGACCCCGTGAAGGTGTTCGCGTTCTGGAAGGACGAAGCGGGGGCGTGGCACGACGAGGACTGGAGCGAATACGAGTACGTGGGCTTCTGCCGCGACATGAAGTCCCAGCGGGTCGAGGACCTCGTCGTCATGGTCAGCAACGCGAAGTTCGAATCCGCCGGCGGCGGGACCCTGACGGCGGCGAAGACGCCCTACCTCAAGCGCAACAACGTGGGCTGCTGGAGGTTCAAGGGCACCACGCGGTCCGTCCTGAAGGGGACGACCTGGTCGTCGGGCCGGAAGCTCATCGACACGAACGTGGAGTTCCAGGTGCTGGGCGGCTTGGAGGACCCGGACTTCGAGCACCCGCTCATCCCCCACACGAAGCGGGTGGGAAGCTCCATCCTCCTGCAGCCCGCCGGCGACTTCACGCTCGACGTCGACTACGTGTCCGGAGGGTGCAGGTACACGCACGGGCCCACGCGGTACCCGCTGCTCCCCGCGGGCGGGATCCTGATGCTGAACCCCTTCAACGAATTGACGTCACCGGACCCTGACATGGAGGACTGGCTGTCACATCCCTCGCGCGCCTACACGGCGGCGCTCGCGGATCCGACCCTCGTGCAGCTCAACGTCAGCGGTGGCCCCGACTGCCGGGGCCCCCAGCTGGACCTTCCCGGGAACATCCTCTTCACCGACGCGGGGGCGGCCAGGCCGGTGGTGCTGCCCACGGGAGAGCTGTCCGGGCAGTACGTCTACTTGGACACCACCTACTCCTGGATATTGCAGCCGCAGCGCCAACCCTAG
- a CDS encoding spore photoproduct lyase family protein: MTNLDLFLPEPAPRPATVPAGPGPLDRLLKVSRIYLEPTVQEHARGREILARYPDAERVEVASHQRIPGLFGNEGNVEAWNRIKGSTLVLGVKKTLSFIANDRSSDFIAPSTANGCVMACAYCYVPRNKGYANPVTVFVNIDRIQDAIRKHAHKRGPKREPNTVDPHAWVYDIGCNSDCSADAAISDNVRDLVRLFTTLPNAKASFATKLVNRELLTYEPRGKTRVRFSLMPHAPAKLLDVRTSPIAERIAAIDDFVAAGYEVHLNFSPVILHDGWQDAYVELFQQVDAGIGERAKQQLACEIIFLTHNAGLHEVNLGWHPKAEELLWRPEIQETKVSQGGGVNVRYRTGFKGRHVAEFQALLAKHLPYCRVRYAF; encoded by the coding sequence GTGACGAACCTGGACCTCTTCCTTCCAGAACCCGCCCCGCGCCCGGCCACCGTCCCGGCGGGCCCCGGCCCGCTCGACCGGCTGTTGAAGGTGTCGCGCATCTACCTGGAGCCCACCGTGCAAGAGCATGCGCGCGGCCGGGAGATACTGGCGCGCTACCCGGACGCGGAGCGGGTGGAGGTGGCCTCGCACCAGCGCATCCCCGGGCTCTTCGGCAACGAAGGCAACGTGGAGGCCTGGAACCGCATCAAGGGCAGCACCCTGGTGCTGGGCGTGAAGAAGACGCTGTCCTTCATCGCCAACGACCGCAGCTCGGACTTCATCGCGCCCTCCACGGCGAACGGCTGCGTGATGGCGTGCGCGTACTGCTACGTGCCGCGCAACAAGGGCTACGCGAACCCCGTGACGGTGTTCGTGAACATCGACCGCATCCAGGACGCCATCCGCAAGCACGCGCACAAGCGCGGGCCCAAGCGGGAGCCCAACACGGTGGATCCGCACGCGTGGGTCTACGACATCGGGTGCAACAGCGACTGCTCGGCGGACGCGGCCATCAGCGACAACGTGCGGGACCTGGTGCGGCTGTTCACCACGCTGCCCAACGCCAAGGCCAGCTTCGCCACCAAGCTGGTGAACCGCGAGCTGCTCACCTACGAGCCGCGGGGGAAGACGCGCGTCCGCTTCAGCCTGATGCCGCACGCGCCGGCGAAGCTGCTGGACGTGCGCACCAGTCCCATCGCGGAGCGCATCGCCGCCATCGACGACTTCGTGGCCGCCGGCTACGAGGTGCACCTCAACTTCTCCCCCGTCATCCTCCACGACGGCTGGCAGGACGCCTACGTGGAGCTGTTCCAGCAGGTGGACGCCGGCATCGGCGAGCGGGCGAAGCAGCAGCTCGCGTGTGAAATCATCTTCCTCACGCACAACGCGGGCCTGCACGAGGTGAACCTGGGCTGGCACCCGAAGGCGGAGGAGCTGCTCTGGCGGCCGGAAATCCAGGAGACGAAGGTGTCCCAGGGCGGCGGCGTCAACGTGCGCTACCGCACCGGGTTCAAGGGCCGCCACGTGGCGGAGTTCCAGGCCCTGCTCGCGAAGCACCTGCCGTACTGCCGCGTGCGCTACGCCTTCTAG